TTATACGCTCCACGTAAAAGAATTACAGATTCTAGTCCTAATGTTCCAAAGGAAATGAGCGTGGTTCTTATTCAAACTTTTCGATTAGTAAGAAAACTATTTCTAACCTTTCCGGTGCTTTTACCCGAATGCAGATATTCAACAGCATCTGCTACAGCATTTAGACCTATAAACTTTTTCTGATCAATCCCAACCTGCCAAAGtgagaaaaatagaaagtaaaGTGGTGTTTGGAATAGTTAGTGAAGAAACAATTTGGTGAACAAAACTGAATGTAAGCACGTAAATTCAAAATAACGATAAGGATGCATTACCTTGAGCTTTCCGAGAGCGTAAAGATTGAACAACTTGtcaagattttgtttccaCAGTTGACTATATTGCACCAGAAAGAAACCAGCCTGAAACAAATTGGTGTTTGTTTAGTTTGAATCAACTTAAGGAATATGCGTTTCCTAGATCAACATTTTAGATTTAGCGGTTTTGAGTTGAAAAAACATTGTCAAGTAGACCCCATACCACGGTTTGGCTTTTTGCTAAAATTTTCTCGCAGAGCCCTGGATATTTTGCAGGTTCCCATCCCTTCTCTCCTTGATACTGTAAAAAAGGAATCAGACGTCTAGCAGTTTCAAAAGCTAAATACAACAGAACAGGTGAATGGacttaatttatcaaataaaagaCGTATCGAGAGTGATATGATAGGGAACCTGAGAGATCATTCCAATCACGATGAGTCGTCCGTAAACAGCAAGAGCATTCAAGCACATGTCAAACATTTGACCACCTACAGATTCATAGATGATATTTACACCCTTCGGAAACTCCTTTTTCAAGACCTATGAAGATTAGACCAGTATGAATAATTGTCACTTAGCCACATATACTAATAAAAGTTTCTACACAAGACCTACCGTCTTTATATTCTCGGATTTGTAGTCTATGACTCGATCGACCCCAAGCTCTTTCAATAGCTTGGCCTTCTCTGATCCCCCGCAAGTAGCAATCACTTTATTTCCTGATAACTTTGCAAGCTGCATAGAGAATCTCTTAAAATCTATTTTCAACTGGCATAAATACTTCCACAAATGAAACAGAAATATGTATCCTATGGATAATACTTTAAACAACTTCAGGACATATACCTGGACTGCAAATTGTCCAGTCCCTCCTGCAGCAGCAGTCACAAGTACAGTTTCACCTGATTTCATTTGTCCTGCCTGTGAATTCCcataagataaagaaaatgtcAGAGATAATTGAACTAGCAACTTAAGAATATCATACAGCTATTAATACATACAAAAATGAGGAATTTGAGAGTCTGAAATGAAAAACGATGAAAACAGACAGTTAATGACACTCGTTAGCACGACCTTTTCAAGGGCGATTAATGCAGTTAATCCCGAGGTAAGCATGGCAACAACTTCTGGATCTGGTCTTGGAACAGGAAGAACATGCTTAGAAGATAcctaaatccaaaacagaCAGGTTCACATGATCACTGAAGCCTTGAAAAATGTCAACTTGTTGctcatatggtttagtagttCTCATACTATCATGTATTCAGAATATGCTCCAAACGTCATAACAGCAGCTGGAGTCCCAACTTCCAAATTCTTAACAGATTCTCCCACTGCTGCAATTAGTCCAACTCCCTGGAAAACATTGAAGCGATTTAGAATTGAACAAAAGCTGTTGAAGTTGAAATTGAACAAAATATACCTCAAATCCAGCATCAAAGGGAAGCTTCGGGGAGCCACCAGTAAAGTAACGACCTGAGCTGAAGTTTACCTGTTCATGGTACAAAATAAGGATCAATTAAAAAGTACATTTCACAACAAGGGTGTATTACCTAATAACTGATAATGATAGGGAATCTAAAAACAGTTAAATGTACAACGATAAGCGAGACAACAAAACGTTTTGCACACAATAGACGATAATATGATCTTACATCACTTGCGTTAACACCAGCATAGATGATTTTCAGGAGAACTTGGTGTGGTCCAATGGGTAATTGTAGTGGTGCACGGACTATGCGGGTAGCACTGCGGAATTTGTGAGACAAGGTGTGTACAATCCTGAAGGAGAGAATAAGCCAGCAGTATGTAAAGTTTAAGAGGAGACAGaaatacaaaattcaaatgCCTATAAAAATTGTCACACATAGTCCCATATAAACTTACATTTTCTCGAAGCTTTGAGGAAATTCTATTTTTGTAGAAACTTTAAAAGAAGGTCTTTTCCTGGAACTTGAACCCACCAAGTACTTTGTCTCTTCCATTGGAGTTGGCCAATACTCCAAACCCCTGCGTTTGGTAATCCATAGACATGCCCCCGCCTTTTTCTCATCGGTTATAAGCTCAAAAGCACCTAAAGCAAAAATATGGCAAACACATGAACGAAATGGTTTGATCACATATTTTGGAACAACTTGCAATGCTTTTCAATAGAAGTTAGAGGTGAGAACATTTACCAATCCATACAACAGAGATATATACAGTTGAAAACGTAAGAACATTCATGTGTTCCAAATCTTTCTGCACGGACTAATTCTCAACATTCTACTAAACTAATCAGCCATGTCGAAAAAACgtaaaacaatattatttcCTTGATATGAAAACGTAAATAGAAAGCCTGAACATGTCCGGCAGACATATGTCAGCCGATCCCTAAGATATCATCCAAGTTCAAGACTCCAAGTATATAATCCGCATACACACCTTTAATCAACATGTCCATAGACATGTAACCGCCTATTGACTCTAGTATTGAAGCATCAATAGCTTCAGCTAAGTCTGTCTTGATAAACTGCACATCAAAAGTGCAGAagcaaaaaattaaacaacacTCAgctaaaaagtattttaattGTAACAAACACAACCATAACAGAGCTTTTTTTAAAGTAACAAGTATTTTTGATGAGAGGAAAACGAAAATCTAAACCCATATGCCTCACGCATGACACCTTAAGTTTCATGTCAGTGGCTACCaattatttatcaaacatACTGTACCACTCAAAACCCCCAATAGAGCATTAATAAACATTTTGAATATTCAGATATTTGTCTTACTTCAGGGCAAAGCACATTGATGCGAATCCCCTGGCGCCTGTAATATGCTAATGATCTAGTGAATAATACGACACCGGCTGCAGAAATGTAACATATGGGATAAGCAAAAAGAATTAAACatctttatataattcaatgaacaaatgaaagaaacaataagACACAAGTAACATAAAACCTTTAGAGGCAGCATAGATAGGATCAACGGGCATTGGATAAAGACCCGCAGCTGATCCCATGTTAATGATAACTCCAggcttttgttttgctttcataGCTTTGATCTACACAAAAGttgaaaatcataaataatcAGATAAAACCGAGATAACAAAAATCAGAGCTTTACAAGCCAAGGAATACGAGACTTACCGCAAGTTGTGTGCCTTCAACTACTGCAATCAGATCGACATTAATGGTGTGTTTCCATGATTTAGATCCATCAGTGTCATCTTTATCAAATCTTAAAGGAGTGCTAATCCCAGCATTGTTGATACAGATGTCAAGTGTTCCAAATGTGGCTAAATGCTTATCGAAAGCAGCGAGGAGATCTCCTGTTTCCATAAACCAGAGGATTAATAACAACAGTCAATAAGACAAAGTTTTCTGTTTCATCATGAAAGCTAAACTAACACACTAACTAACCTCTATTAGTCACATCACATTTCACAAAGATAGCAGAAGGAAAGCTTAAGCCCTGATGAAACTTGGCATTCGCTTCTCGAACAAGCGAAGTAGTCTCTTGTCCTTTCTCCTCCGAAAAATCAGCGACTGTTACAAAAACTCCTTTCTCTGCAAGAGCTAAGCAGAGAGCTCGACCTACACATAATTGAACCATCTCATCACCAAAAATATCACATTGTATTACTTAGTAAAGAGAGAGTGACAATAGTACTGACGTGCTTTTCAATACCCAAACAAAAAGTACTGAGCTTCTTTCATCATGGTAAAAAAAGCTTCACCAATTTTAAGATCATGACATCATCCAAATTTGggtaaagaagaaacagacaCACACCAGTTTCATACGTAAATCTAAGGAAAAATAATCCAATTTACTAAACACGAAAATAACCCAGCAGCAGATTTCATGAataacaaacagaaaatgaattgttgaaaatgaattttttttaccgaTCCCAGAGGCGCCGCCAGTGACGAGAGCGGATAAACCAGGCTTGATCTCCATTGATTAGTTACACTGAGATTTCGATTGATTAaggttttcttgttttcagagAAATTGGAGCAGAGgtagaagatgatgattgaATTGTTTGATCCTCGAAACTcgaaaaatataatcaagaaGCCACTGAGTGTTCCATTGTGACACGTCTGCAATAATTACGGCATTTGGTTTGCCAAACCCGGTTAGTCCTTACCCAAACCGGTCATTCCATTGTTTTTAACGGAACGGCTAGCTATTGAACAAGAAATCAACTCTTACTCTAGGATGGATAGGAAAAAATCAATTCTTACCTTAGAAGCATACTAATAACTATATAAGGGgtttaaaaaccaaaagatatgatttttttcttcaaataatGCTTTTATTACGACATAAAATCTAAGGGTTGGCTGATTTTCGAGCCATAAACTATTTCGATTCTCAGCTTTCACCCCCGGACTTTTGGGCCCTTAAATTTCCACCATCAACTTTCATATTCCCAAAATTACATCATCTACTTTCGGATTCATGCTTAAACATACATTTCCAATTGAACCATTCATTTAACCGGGATTAACCACAAATCCGCGTTTACTGTACCGCGATTGCGATTAACCCGACTAATACCCAGACCCGTtaagaaaacgacgtcgtttcattTCGTTTAACtcatcaaaaagagaaagaaaacgacgtcgttttcattcttcttctttaactctCAAATCGATTTAGTCGTTCTTCTTTAATCTCGACACtgtgaaattagggttcttgagagagaaagacaaaaggaGATTTggggttttcttcttcggttCGAATTTTTGGGTCTCGATTTGGGTTTCGAATAGGGAGAAATGAAGAATTGGTGGGAGGAAGGATTGATTTACCAAAGCGATCCAGATGACCCCGATTTCGAACCTCCAGAGAGTGACATTGAAGCCGACGATGGAAGTGATAGTGGTGATAGCGGAGTCGAGGAGGACGAAGCCACCAGAATCGAGGGAGACGACGTCGGGATAGATGGAGACAGAGCTTCTGATGGAGAGGAGAATAGAGAAGACGATGGTGACATAGCGTCTGATGGAGACGTCAATCTAGAAGACGATGGAGACAGAGATGAAAGTCAAAAGAAGAGGACTACCAAATCGATTTGagagttaaagaagaagaatgaaaacgacgtcgttttctttctctttttgatgagttaaacgaaatgaaaacgacgtcgttttcttaACGGGTCTGGGTATTAGTCGGGTTAATCACAATCGCGGTACAGTAAACGCGGATTTGTGGTTAATCCCGGTTAAATGAATGGTTCAATTGGAAATGTATGTTTAAGCATGAATTCGAAAGTAGATGATGTAATTTTGAGGAATATGAAAATTGATGGTGGAAATTTAAGGGCCCAAAAGTCCGGGGGTGAAAGCTGAGAATCGAA
This sequence is a window from Arabidopsis thaliana chromosome 1 sequence. Protein-coding genes within it:
- a CDS encoding mutator transposase MUDRA protein (unknown protein; BEST Arabidopsis thaliana protein match is: unknown protein (TAIR:AT4G28870.1); Has 22889 Blast hits to 1261 proteins in 188 species: Archae - 2; Bacteria - 20934; Metazoa - 922; Fungi - 109; Plants - 147; Viruses - 121; Other Eukaryotes - 654 (source: NCBI BLink).), with protein sequence MKNWWEEGLIYQSDPDDPDFEPPESDIEADDGSDSGDSGVEEDEATRIEGDDVGIDGDRASDGEENREDDGDIASDGDVNLEDDGDRDESQKKRTTKSI
- the NQR gene encoding ARP protein (REF) (NQR; FUNCTIONS IN: oxidoreductase activity, binding, catalytic activity, zinc ion binding; INVOLVED IN: response to oxidative stress, metabolic process; LOCATED IN: mitochondrion, peroxisome; EXPRESSED IN: 24 plant structures; EXPRESSED DURING: 13 growth stages; CONTAINS InterPro DOMAIN/s: Short-chain dehydrogenase/reductase, conserved site (InterPro:IPR020904), Glucose/ribitol dehydrogenase (InterPro:IPR002347), Alcohol dehydrogenase, C-terminal (InterPro:IPR013149), Short-chain dehydrogenase/reductase SDR (InterPro:IPR002198), GroES-like (InterPro:IPR011032), NAD(P)-binding domain (InterPro:IPR016040), Alcohol dehydrogenase GroES-like (InterPro:IPR013154), Quinone oxidoreductase/zeta-crystallin, conserved site (InterPro:IPR002364), Alcohol dehydrogenase superfamily, zinc-containing (InterPro:IPR002085); BEST Arabidopsis thaliana protein match is: Zinc-binding dehydrogenase family protein (TAIR:AT5G37980.1); Has 139834 Blast hits to 139487 proteins in 3900 species: Archae - 1368; Bacteria - 93458; Metazoa - 6844; Fungi - 8617; Plants - 3827; Viruses - 2; Other Eukaryotes - 25718 (source: NCBI BLink).): MEIKPGLSALVTGGASGIGRALCLALAEKGVFVTVADFSEEKGQETTSLVREANAKFHQGLSFPSAIFVKCDVTNRGDLLAAFDKHLATFGTLDICINNAGISTPLRFDKDDTDGSKSWKHTINVDLIAVVEGTQLAIKAMKAKQKPGVIINMGSAAGLYPMPVDPIYAASKAGVVLFTRSLAYYRRQGIRINVLCPEFIKTDLAEAIDASILESIGGYMSMDMLIKGAFELITDEKKAGACLWITKRRGLEYWPTPMEETKYLVGSSSRKRPSFKVSTKIEFPQSFEKMIVHTLSHKFRSATRIVRAPLQLPIGPHQVLLKIIYAGVNASDVNFSSGRYFTGGSPKLPFDAGFEGVGLIAAVGESVKNLEVGTPAAVMTFGAYSEYMIVSSKHVLPVPRPDPEVVAMLTSGLTALIALEKAGQMKSGETVLVTAAAGGTGQFAVQLAKLSGNKVIATCGGSEKAKLLKELGVDRVIDYKSENIKTVLKKEFPKGVNIIYESVGGQMFDMCLNALAVYGRLIVIGMISQYQGEKGWEPAKYPGLCEKILAKSQTVAGFFLVQYSQLWKQNLDKLFNLYALGKLKVGIDQKKFIGLNAVADAVEYLHSGKSTGKVVVCIDPAFEQKTSRL
- the NQR gene encoding ARP protein (REF) (NQR; FUNCTIONS IN: oxidoreductase activity, binding, zinc ion binding, catalytic activity; INVOLVED IN: response to oxidative stress, metabolic process; LOCATED IN: mitochondrion, peroxisome; EXPRESSED IN: 24 plant structures; EXPRESSED DURING: 13 growth stages; CONTAINS InterPro DOMAIN/s: Short-chain dehydrogenase/reductase, conserved site (InterPro:IPR020904), Glucose/ribitol dehydrogenase (InterPro:IPR002347), Alcohol dehydrogenase, C-terminal (InterPro:IPR013149), Short-chain dehydrogenase/reductase SDR (InterPro:IPR002198), GroES-like (InterPro:IPR011032), Polyketide synthase, enoylreductase (InterPro:IPR020843), NAD(P)-binding domain (InterPro:IPR016040), Alcohol dehydrogenase GroES-like (InterPro:IPR013154), Quinone oxidoreductase/zeta-crystallin, conserved site (InterPro:IPR002364), Alcohol dehydrogenase superfamily, zinc-containing (InterPro:IPR002085); BEST Arabidopsis thaliana protein match is: Zinc-binding dehydrogenase family protein (TAIR:AT5G37980.1).), which produces MEIKPGLSALVTGGASGIGRALCLALAEKGVFVTVADFSEEKGQETTSLVREANAKFHQGLSFPSAIFVKCDVTNRGDLLAAFDKHLATFGTLDICINNAGISTPLRFDKDDTDGSKSWKHTINVDLIAVVEGTQLAIKAMKAKQKPGVIINMGSAAGLYPMPVDPIYAASKAGVVLFTRSLAYYRRQGIRINVLCPEFIKTDLAEAIDASILESIGGYMSMDMLIKGAFELITDEKKAGACLWITKRRGLEYWPTPMEETKYLVGSSSRKRPSFKVSTKIEFPQSFEKMIVHTLSHKFRSATRIVRAPLQLPIGPHQVLLKIIYAGVNASDVNFSSGRYFTGGSPKLPFDAGFEGVGLIAAVGESVKNLEVGTPAAVMTFGAYSEYMIVSSKHVLPVPRPDPEVVAMLTSGLTALIALEKLYDILKLLVQLSLTFSLSYGNSQAGQMKSGETVLVTAAAGGTGQFAVQLAKLSGNKVIATCGGSEKAKLLKELGVDRVIDYKSENIKTVLKKEFPKGVNIIYESVGGQMFDMCLNALAVYGRLIVIGMISQYQGEKGWEPAKYPGLCEKILAKSQTVAGFFLVQYSQLWKQNLDKLFNLYALGKLKVGIDQKKFIGLNAVADAVEYLHSGKSTGKVVVCIDPAFEQKTSRL